A DNA window from Thalassospiraceae bacterium LMO-JJ14 contains the following coding sequences:
- a CDS encoding TetR/AcrR family transcriptional regulator, which produces MKSRRDELIDTALRLFYKHGFNATGIDKILAEAGVAKMTLYKHFRSKEELILAALQRRDETFRNWLMSEMEKASATPRGRLLSMFDALEEWFQGRAFAGLGYSGCAFINAACEFGELDHPAHRLAAEHKRRIAEYLGKLCAQAGARDPEDLAEQLSLLKEGAIVMAHVRGTPESAMIAKKMAAVLLDKELGETPDDTPPSC; this is translated from the coding sequence TTGAAATCGCGCCGCGACGAACTGATCGACACTGCTTTGCGCCTCTTTTACAAGCACGGCTTCAACGCCACCGGGATCGACAAGATCCTGGCCGAGGCCGGCGTCGCCAAAATGACGCTGTACAAACACTTCCGCTCCAAGGAGGAACTGATCCTTGCCGCGCTGCAGCGGCGCGATGAAACGTTCCGCAACTGGCTGATGAGCGAAATGGAGAAAGCGTCGGCGACGCCACGCGGCCGGCTGCTTTCGATGTTCGATGCGCTTGAAGAATGGTTCCAGGGCCGCGCGTTTGCCGGGCTCGGCTATTCAGGATGTGCTTTCATCAATGCAGCGTGCGAGTTTGGAGAACTGGACCATCCTGCGCACCGCTTGGCGGCCGAGCACAAACGGCGTATCGCCGAATATCTCGGCAAGCTGTGCGCCCAGGCCGGCGCCCGCGACCCCGAAGACCTGGCCGAGCAATTGTCGCTCCTCAAGGAAGGCGCGATCGTGATGGCGCATGTACGCGGCACACCGGAATCCGCAATGATCGCAAAGAAAATGGCCGCGGTCCTGCTCGACAAGGAACTGGGCGAGACGCCCGACGACACGCCCC
- a CDS encoding carboxymuconolactone decarboxylase family protein: MPRTNLPTTTNDAPAAAQPLLDGVNKALGSVPNMFRIISNSPAALEGYLGLNGALAKGTLSPQTRERIALAVGQVNGCGYCLSAHTYLGKNLAKLDDAEIAANRIGASTDPKADVAVRFAVKLVENRGRVSEADVSELKIAGYEDGDIVEIVAHVALNTLTNYINEALETPIDFPVVSTKVA; the protein is encoded by the coding sequence ATGCCCCGTACGAATCTTCCCACCACGACCAATGACGCGCCGGCAGCAGCTCAGCCGCTGCTCGACGGCGTCAACAAGGCGCTCGGCAGCGTTCCGAACATGTTTCGTATTATTTCCAACAGCCCGGCCGCCCTCGAAGGGTATCTCGGGCTTAACGGTGCTCTGGCGAAAGGCACGCTTTCCCCGCAGACGCGCGAACGGATCGCTCTCGCGGTAGGCCAGGTGAATGGCTGCGGATATTGCCTGTCCGCGCATACGTACCTGGGTAAAAACCTCGCGAAACTGGACGACGCGGAAATTGCCGCCAACCGTATCGGCGCTTCGACCGACCCCAAGGCTGATGTGGCTGTGCGGTTCGCCGTGAAACTGGTCGAAAATCGCGGCCGTGTCAGCGAGGCCGACGTATCCGAACTGAAGATCGCCGGTTACGAGGATGGCGATATCGTTGAGATCGTGGCCCACGTCGCCCTCAACACATTGACCAATTACATCAACGAGGCCCTTGAAACGCCGATCGACTTCCCCGTCGTCAGCACCAAGGTCGCCTAA
- a CDS encoding nuclear transport factor 2 family protein → MSRPPLPPFDEATARIKVRMAEDAWNSRSPERVSLAYTADSRWRNRAEQLEGREQIVLFLTRKWTRELDYRLIKELWAFHENRIAVRFAYEFHDDSGNWYRAYGNENWEFAPDGLMRVRIASINDLPISEEQRLLRWPLGPRPEDHPGLSTLKL, encoded by the coding sequence ATGTCACGCCCCCCCTTGCCACCGTTTGACGAAGCAACGGCCAGGATAAAGGTCCGAATGGCCGAGGATGCATGGAACAGCCGTTCGCCCGAGAGGGTCTCGCTTGCGTACACAGCCGATAGCCGGTGGCGAAACCGGGCCGAGCAACTGGAAGGCCGCGAACAGATTGTTCTGTTTCTGACCAGGAAATGGACACGTGAACTCGATTACCGCCTGATCAAGGAACTTTGGGCATTTCATGAGAACCGGATTGCCGTTCGTTTTGCCTACGAATTTCATGACGACAGCGGAAACTGGTACCGGGCTTACGGAAACGAGAACTGGGAATTTGCCCCCGACGGATTGATGCGTGTGCGCATTGCGTCGATCAACGATCTGCCGATCTCGGAAGAGCAGCGGTTGCTGCGCTGGCCGCTCGGCCCCCGCCCGGAGGATCACCCGGGCCTCTCGACCCTGAAATTATAG
- a CDS encoding cysteine hydrolase has product MDTNIADECGCGVTHEKVDMARRRLMSGAAGVAALGAVAATGGVASAATSEARAQYADPEKPGLPQIDMTIDPKRTALVVTDPQIDFLSEKGVTWGVVGESVTEQGTVDNIERLFIAAKKTDMPVFISPHYYYPHDHKWQFEGTLEKTMHSIGMFNRLDPLNVDGFKGSGADWMPQYKKYIEDGNTIVCSPHKVYSPAQNDLNLQLRKRGIDKVILAGMSANLCTQAHLYDLLELGFEVAVVRDATAGAKVPEGDGYLAAIINFRMVANAVWWTDDAVKRITNAVI; this is encoded by the coding sequence ATGGATACGAACATAGCTGACGAATGCGGTTGCGGTGTTACGCACGAGAAAGTGGATATGGCCCGCCGCCGTCTCATGTCAGGTGCAGCCGGCGTTGCCGCCTTGGGCGCGGTGGCCGCTACGGGCGGCGTTGCTTCGGCGGCAACCAGCGAAGCGCGGGCACAGTATGCGGATCCCGAAAAACCGGGGCTGCCGCAAATCGATATGACGATCGATCCCAAGCGAACCGCGCTTGTCGTCACGGATCCGCAAATCGACTTTCTCTCCGAAAAAGGCGTGACGTGGGGTGTCGTGGGCGAGAGCGTTACCGAGCAGGGCACCGTCGACAACATCGAGCGTCTATTCATCGCCGCCAAGAAAACGGATATGCCGGTCTTCATTTCGCCGCACTATTACTATCCGCACGACCACAAATGGCAGTTCGAGGGCACGCTTGAAAAAACCATGCACTCGATTGGTATGTTCAATCGCCTTGATCCACTGAATGTGGACGGTTTCAAGGGCTCCGGCGCGGATTGGATGCCGCAGTACAAGAAATACATCGAAGACGGCAACACGATCGTCTGCTCGCCTCACAAGGTCTACAGCCCGGCGCAGAACGATCTCAATCTGCAACTGCGCAAACGTGGCATCGACAAGGTGATCCTCGCTGGCATGTCGGCGAACCTGTGCACCCAGGCGCACCTTTACGACCTGCTGGAACTTGGTTTCGAGGTTGCGGTCGTACGCGATGCGACGGCCGGAGCCAAGGTTCCCGAAGGGGATGGTTACCTCGCCGCGATTATCAATTTCCGGATGGTCGCCAATGCCGTCTGGTGGACGGACGATGCCGTTAAACGCATCACCAATGCTGTCATCTGA
- a CDS encoding YHS domain-containing (seleno)protein: MDIKSYFVVAVMMALSVFFTTVAFADDEYNVAKGLTLTGNPLGMHGVDPISLFESDEPKIGNAEFTSEHEGVDYYFASAEAKKRFEANPELYVPQFGGFCAFGVNVGKKLDGDARYADILDGKLYLFVNDIILQKYLKNREQIIAGAYDKWPGIRSTPVENL; this comes from the coding sequence ATGGATATCAAGTCTTACTTCGTTGTTGCCGTAATGATGGCACTGTCGGTCTTCTTTACGACCGTGGCGTTCGCCGATGATGAATACAACGTCGCGAAAGGTCTGACGCTGACAGGCAACCCGCTCGGGATGCATGGCGTCGATCCGATTTCGCTGTTTGAAAGCGACGAACCGAAAATCGGCAATGCCGAATTCACTTCGGAACATGAAGGCGTCGACTACTACTTTGCCTCTGCCGAGGCAAAGAAACGCTTCGAGGCGAACCCGGAGTTATATGTGCCCCAGTTCGGTGGTTTCTGCGCCTTCGGGGTCAACGTTGGCAAGAAACTCGATGGCGATGCCCGCTACGCCGATATCCTCGACGGCAAGCTCTATCTGTTCGTGAACGACATTATTCTTCAGAAGTACCTGAAAAACAGGGAACAGATCATCGCCGGTGCTTACGATAAATGGCCGGGGATCCGTTCCACGCCCGTGGAAAACCTCTGA
- a CDS encoding phosphatidylcholine/phosphatidylserine synthase, producing the protein MTEEAPENPTSAQDADQAAGAAQKRRGIRVMSLNKLIPNVLTLMGLASGLTSVRFALHAQWEFAAMAVAVAALLDALDGRVARLLKGASKFGAELDSLSDFVCFGVCPALILYLWAMQDAGRWGWIVCMLFAMCCGLRLARFNVALEDPGKPKWAGQFFTGVPAPAGAGLVLLPLIMSLNLGDDFFRNPGTVAIWELASGALLISTVPTFSFKASRIPRAWFLPVMIVIAVTVTFTVSAPWWTLAAVLFLYLGLIPVSIRRYRRLKARDAAGLPPEDIDEIEDDDDDDGENAVSRPRA; encoded by the coding sequence ATGACCGAAGAAGCGCCAGAAAACCCGACGTCCGCTCAGGACGCCGATCAAGCGGCCGGCGCTGCGCAGAAACGCCGCGGCATCCGCGTCATGAGCCTGAACAAGCTGATCCCCAACGTCCTGACACTGATGGGACTGGCCTCGGGGCTGACATCGGTCAGGTTCGCACTGCACGCACAATGGGAATTCGCCGCCATGGCAGTCGCTGTCGCGGCGCTGCTCGATGCGCTGGACGGCCGTGTCGCCCGGCTCTTGAAAGGCGCCAGCAAGTTCGGTGCCGAGCTGGATTCGCTTTCCGATTTCGTCTGTTTCGGCGTCTGTCCGGCGTTGATCCTTTATCTGTGGGCAATGCAGGATGCCGGGCGTTGGGGCTGGATCGTGTGCATGCTGTTCGCCATGTGCTGCGGGCTGCGTCTGGCGCGCTTCAATGTCGCGCTCGAAGACCCGGGCAAACCGAAGTGGGCGGGGCAGTTCTTCACCGGCGTGCCGGCCCCTGCCGGTGCAGGGCTGGTTCTGCTGCCGCTGATCATGTCGCTCAATCTGGGGGACGACTTCTTCCGTAACCCGGGCACTGTCGCGATATGGGAATTGGCATCCGGTGCGCTTCTGATCAGCACGGTACCGACGTTTTCGTTCAAGGCTTCGCGCATTCCCCGCGCCTGGTTCCTGCCGGTGATGATCGTAATTGCCGTGACGGTGACGTTCACCGTTTCCGCGCCTTGGTGGACACTGGCGGCGGTGCTGTTTCTCTATCTCGGTCTGATCCCGGTCAGTATCCGACGTTACCGGCGTCTGAAGGCACGCGACGCCGCGGGGCTGCCGCCGGAAGATATCGACGAGATCGAAGACGACGATGACGATGACGGCGAGAATGCGGTTTCCCGGCCGCGCGCCTGA
- a CDS encoding phosphatidylserine decarboxylase, with the protein MKIVLVPINKAGYPFIAIFAAVAVILYIWWEPAGVLGALLTAWCVYFFRDPDRITPSGDNLVICPADGVVQSVIKAPPPPELDMGTEPMTRVAVFMNVFNVHVNRSPISGIVSAKHYRPGRFFNASLDKASEFNERMSLKVKADNGTEIAFVQIAGLVARRILCYVETGSPLKAGERFGLIRFGSRVDIYLPDDVQPLVIEGQTTVAGETVIADLARNGEPLKGEIR; encoded by the coding sequence CTGAAAATCGTTCTCGTCCCGATTAACAAAGCGGGATACCCGTTCATTGCGATTTTTGCCGCCGTTGCGGTAATCCTCTACATCTGGTGGGAACCCGCCGGCGTGCTCGGTGCGCTTCTGACGGCGTGGTGCGTGTATTTCTTCCGCGATCCGGACCGGATCACGCCGAGCGGCGACAACCTCGTCATCTGCCCCGCCGACGGCGTCGTGCAGTCGGTGATCAAGGCGCCGCCGCCGCCCGAACTGGACATGGGTACCGAGCCGATGACCCGCGTCGCGGTATTCATGAACGTCTTCAACGTGCATGTGAACCGTTCACCGATTTCCGGCATTGTCAGCGCAAAGCATTACCGGCCCGGCCGTTTTTTCAATGCATCGCTCGACAAGGCCAGCGAATTCAACGAGCGCATGTCGCTCAAGGTGAAAGCCGATAACGGCACCGAGATCGCCTTCGTGCAGATCGCCGGTCTCGTGGCCAGGCGCATCCTGTGCTACGTTGAAACCGGTTCGCCGCTCAAGGCCGGCGAACGTTTCGGCCTGATCCGTTTCGGCTCGCGTGTCGACATTTACCTGCCGGACGACGTGCAGCCGCTGGTGATCGAAGGTCAGACCACCGTTGCCGGCGAGACGGTCATTGCCGATCTCGCCAGAAACGGCGAACCGTTAAAGGGCGAGATTCGCTAG
- a CDS encoding LysM peptidoglycan-binding domain-containing protein, with amino-acid sequence MSKTPILLVLLGLAAIAAAIGLNEFAWQEEITADGTETTVQDTAKPADGTAAAEPEAPTPHGPSFDVIRVNPEGDTVIAGKAPPGSEVQILDGDTLIGKVTADERGEWVFIPAEPLSPGSRNLTLRAVLENGNVIASSEDVVIAVPARDAATDTPKQQNAMVLKFPKAANAPTKIVQNPAGPTDRTQFPLTIDTIDYDAKGHVIVGGAAPKGASVLLYLDGDLIARTTAGDDSQWVARPEDLIPPGLYTLRADQIGTQGKVLARVEYPFSRAEDLKAMAEGTYVLVQPGNSLWRIARRVYGSGFSYTQIFEANKGRIIDPDLIYPGQVFEIPSVN; translated from the coding sequence ATGTCTAAAACACCTATCCTGCTGGTCCTTCTTGGCCTCGCCGCGATTGCAGCAGCGATCGGTTTGAACGAGTTCGCCTGGCAGGAAGAAATCACCGCAGACGGCACGGAAACCACCGTCCAGGACACCGCAAAGCCGGCCGACGGCACGGCCGCCGCGGAACCGGAAGCCCCTACCCCGCACGGGCCGTCGTTCGATGTCATCCGCGTCAATCCCGAGGGCGATACGGTCATCGCCGGCAAGGCGCCACCGGGCAGCGAGGTGCAGATTCTCGATGGCGATACGCTGATCGGCAAAGTGACAGCCGACGAGCGCGGCGAGTGGGTGTTCATCCCCGCCGAACCGCTGTCCCCCGGCTCGCGCAATCTGACGCTCAGGGCCGTGCTTGAAAACGGCAATGTTATTGCGTCGAGCGAAGATGTGGTCATTGCCGTGCCGGCCAGAGATGCCGCGACCGACACCCCGAAACAACAGAACGCCATGGTCCTGAAGTTCCCGAAGGCCGCCAACGCGCCGACAAAGATCGTCCAGAATCCGGCCGGGCCGACGGACCGCACGCAATTTCCGCTGACCATCGACACCATCGATTACGATGCCAAGGGGCATGTCATCGTCGGTGGCGCGGCACCGAAGGGCGCGAGCGTCCTGCTCTATCTGGACGGCGATCTGATCGCCCGGACGACCGCCGGCGATGACAGCCAGTGGGTCGCCCGCCCCGAAGACCTCATCCCGCCGGGGCTTTATACGTTGCGGGCCGACCAGATCGGCACACAAGGCAAGGTCCTGGCCCGTGTCGAGTATCCGTTCTCGCGTGCCGAGGATCTCAAGGCCATGGCCGAAGGCACCTATGTGCTGGTACAACCCGGCAATTCATTGTGGCGTATTGCCAGACGTGTATACGGCTCGGGTTTTTCCTATACTCAGATATTCGAGGCGAACAAGGGTCGGATTATCGATCCGGATTTGATATATCCGGGCCAAGTCTTTGAAATTCCGAGCGTCAACTGA